Proteins encoded in a region of the Rickettsia tillamookensis genome:
- the hslU gene encoding ATP-dependent protease ATPase subunit HslU, with product MKATKTTYKKDPMGLTPSQIVNELNRFIVGQEKAKKAVAIALRNRCRRKRVEGNLRNEIVPKNILMIGSTGVGKTEIARRLAKLTNSPFYKIEATKFTEVGYVGRDVESIIRDLVEIAVNTEKTLAKTEVDINAREKAIERILDSLVGKTSSSETREKFKEKILNGELDDTEIEISVADTTPVGGGSFEIPGMPGASMGVLNLGDMIGRALGSSKTKTKKMLVKDAMAIIIPEESEKLIDQEKIIQQAINLAENDGIVFIDEIDKIASTGSSGAKNAEISREGVQRDLLPLIEGTTVNTKYGPVKTDHILFIASGAFHIAKPSDLLPELQGRLPIRVELNSLTKDDMVKILLEPETSLIKQYSALIGTEDVHLEFAASAIEKIADYAITVNLEVEDIGARRLHTILENLLEDISFEASEMKSKKITIDDKFVENQLSKIITNLDLAKFVL from the coding sequence ATGAAAGCTACTAAAACTACTTATAAAAAAGACCCTATGGGGCTTACCCCTTCTCAAATAGTTAATGAACTTAATAGATTTATCGTAGGTCAAGAAAAGGCCAAAAAAGCCGTTGCTATTGCACTTAGAAATCGCTGTCGTCGTAAAAGAGTAGAAGGTAATTTACGTAATGAAATAGTACCGAAAAATATTTTAATGATCGGTTCAACCGGTGTCGGAAAAACGGAAATAGCAAGACGCCTTGCAAAGCTGACTAATTCTCCTTTCTATAAAATTGAAGCAACTAAATTTACCGAAGTCGGATATGTAGGGCGTGATGTAGAATCAATAATTCGTGATTTAGTCGAAATAGCCGTTAATACTGAAAAAACTTTAGCAAAAACGGAAGTAGATATTAATGCACGTGAAAAAGCGATAGAGAGAATATTAGATAGTTTAGTAGGTAAAACTTCTAGTAGTGAGACTAGAGAAAAGTTCAAAGAAAAAATTTTAAACGGCGAACTTGATGATACGGAAATCGAAATTAGCGTAGCTGATACTACACCTGTCGGTGGTGGAAGTTTTGAAATACCGGGCATGCCAGGAGCATCTATGGGCGTTCTTAATCTTGGCGATATGATTGGACGTGCCCTTGGTAGCAGTAAGACTAAAACAAAAAAAATGCTAGTTAAAGATGCTATGGCTATTATTATACCTGAGGAATCAGAAAAATTAATAGACCAAGAAAAAATTATTCAGCAAGCTATAAATTTAGCTGAAAATGACGGGATAGTTTTTATTGACGAAATTGATAAAATAGCTTCGACCGGTAGTTCCGGAGCAAAAAATGCTGAAATAAGTAGAGAGGGAGTGCAAAGAGATTTGCTACCTTTGATAGAAGGAACAACGGTTAATACTAAATATGGACCGGTTAAAACCGATCATATATTATTTATTGCTTCAGGTGCTTTCCATATTGCTAAACCTTCTGATTTATTACCGGAGTTACAAGGAAGGTTACCGATTAGAGTGGAATTAAATTCACTCACCAAAGATGATATGGTTAAAATATTGCTTGAGCCTGAAACTAGTTTAATAAAGCAATATTCGGCGTTAATAGGTACTGAAGACGTACATCTTGAATTTGCTGCTTCTGCTATTGAGAAGATAGCGGATTATGCGATCACCGTTAATTTAGAAGTCGAAGATATAGGGGCTAGAAGGCTGCATACTATACTTGAGAATTTGCTTGAGGATATAAGCTTTGAGGCTAGTGAAATGAAAAGCAAAAAAATAACTATCGATGATAAATTCGTAGAAAATCAATTATCAAAAATAATAACTAATCTTGACTTAGCTAAGTTTGTTCTATAG
- a CDS encoding YifB family Mg chelatase-like AAA ATPase, with translation MIIHIASLTFNGIDIIDVDVQVQISPGIPAFTIVGLADKTIAESKERVKAALSSIGLALPTKKILINLAPADLVKEGSHFDLAIACSILTAMNILPELEIAEYLIIGELSLDGSILPVSGALPAAIGASARGKGLICSSKNSSEVAWSGNDNILVAGNLIELVNHFKGSQVLTSPEAKLQDEPINYPDFKDIKGQKIAKRALEIAASGGHNLLMFGPPGTGKSRLAACLPGILPKMSTKEILECSTITSIAGKFSDGKLTKVRPFRTPHHSCSLAAMVGGGVGKKVKPGEITLAHNGVLFLDELPEFPNNVIDSLRQPIENGEILISRSSAHIKYPANFQLIAAMNPCKCGYLGDPYKECMKAPKCASDYQMKVSGPIMDRFDLHIEVSNINIYNYDFITDNSEEKSEDIAARVEKVRLIQEKRYEGYSIKTNNRLDGQLLIDYAMPADEGRDLLNEAANKFRLSMRAYNRILRVACTIADLENVDKVLKIHIAEALSYRKMEFNNTYT, from the coding sequence ATGATAATTCATATAGCAAGTCTAACGTTTAATGGAATTGATATTATTGATGTTGACGTGCAGGTACAAATATCACCAGGTATCCCTGCTTTTACTATAGTAGGGCTTGCCGATAAAACTATAGCTGAATCAAAAGAACGAGTTAAAGCAGCGTTATCTTCTATAGGGCTTGCACTACCTACTAAAAAGATTTTAATAAATTTAGCTCCGGCAGATTTAGTAAAAGAAGGAAGCCATTTTGATCTTGCGATTGCTTGTTCAATACTTACCGCAATGAATATTTTACCTGAACTTGAAATTGCGGAATATTTAATAATAGGAGAGTTATCATTAGATGGTTCAATTTTACCGGTAAGCGGAGCTCTACCTGCAGCGATTGGGGCTTCTGCTAGAGGTAAAGGACTTATTTGTTCAAGTAAAAATAGTTCAGAAGTTGCTTGGTCGGGTAATGATAATATACTTGTTGCAGGTAATTTAATTGAACTAGTAAATCATTTTAAAGGTTCACAAGTTTTAACTTCTCCGGAAGCTAAATTGCAAGATGAGCCAATAAATTATCCCGATTTTAAAGATATAAAAGGTCAAAAAATTGCTAAACGAGCTTTAGAAATTGCAGCATCAGGAGGGCATAACCTTTTAATGTTCGGTCCTCCCGGAACCGGTAAATCAAGGCTTGCTGCATGTCTTCCCGGTATACTACCTAAAATGTCTACAAAAGAAATTTTAGAATGCAGCACGATTACAAGTATCGCTGGAAAATTTTCAGATGGTAAGCTTACAAAAGTAAGACCGTTCAGAACTCCGCATCATTCATGCTCGCTTGCTGCTATGGTCGGTGGGGGTGTAGGAAAAAAAGTAAAGCCGGGTGAAATTACGCTTGCTCATAACGGCGTATTATTTTTAGACGAATTACCTGAATTCCCAAATAATGTTATTGATTCCTTAAGACAACCTATTGAAAATGGTGAAATATTGATTTCAAGATCAAGTGCTCATATAAAATATCCGGCGAATTTTCAGTTAATAGCAGCTATGAATCCTTGTAAATGCGGTTATTTGGGTGATCCTTATAAAGAATGTATGAAAGCCCCTAAATGTGCTAGCGATTATCAAATGAAAGTTTCAGGACCTATTATGGATAGATTTGATTTGCATATAGAAGTATCAAATATTAATATTTATAATTATGACTTTATTACAGATAATTCTGAGGAAAAATCTGAAGATATAGCTGCAAGAGTCGAGAAAGTACGTTTGATTCAAGAAAAGAGATATGAGGGCTATAGTATTAAAACAAATAACAGATTAGACGGGCAGTTATTAATAGATTACGCTATGCCTGCGGATGAAGGTAGGGATTTACTGAATGAAGCAGCAAATAAATTTCGTTTATCAATGCGTGCTTATAACCGAATACTTAGAGTAGCGTGCACGATTGCCGATCTTGAGAATGTTGATAAGGTCTTGAAAATTCATATTGCTGAAGCTTTAAGCTATCGTAAAATGGAATTTAACAATACGTATACGTAG
- a CDS encoding Rpn family recombination-promoting nuclease/putative transposase → MPVYSPVKIKALLESGSNKENDSLKSSVADVIVEDEEGHKYIVEIDKSYTNLFLHKACFNSSRLIVDSISKNDDYSTIKKIFHINLLYFPFADMKAPLYHGKTIFREVDKKHPMKFSLGDMRGKIFDLCNVFPEYFVISVPLFNDVIRDELDEWLYVVKHSEVKKDFKSPYMKKIANRLNILKMTPKEQIIYRAYMNKSFKERDYIVSAEEKGIKDGEVRKSIKIAKKMLIKKNSIEEIHEITELSIKEIEQLKAEIENLKK, encoded by the coding sequence ATGCCGGTTTATAGTCCCGTTAAAATAAAAGCCCTATTAGAAAGTGGCAGTAATAAAGAAAATGATAGCTTAAAATCTAGTGTAGCCGATGTAATTGTGGAAGATGAGGAAGGGCATAAATATATAGTAGAAATAGATAAATCCTATACAAATCTTTTTTTGCATAAAGCTTGCTTTAATAGTAGTAGATTAATAGTAGATAGTATTTCAAAAAATGATGATTACTCCACAATTAAAAAAATATTTCATATTAATTTATTATATTTTCCTTTTGCTGATATGAAAGCACCTTTATATCACGGTAAGACTATTTTTAGAGAAGTTGATAAAAAACACCCTATGAAATTTTCTTTGGGAGATATGAGAGGTAAAATATTTGATTTATGTAATGTATTTCCAGAATATTTTGTAATATCAGTACCATTATTTAATGATGTTATAAGAGATGAATTGGATGAATGGCTATATGTAGTAAAACATTCTGAAGTTAAGAAAGATTTTAAATCTCCATATATGAAAAAGATCGCAAATCGACTTAATATACTTAAGATGACCCCTAAAGAGCAGATAATTTATCGTGCATACATGAATAAGAGCTTTAAAGAACGTGATTATATAGTTTCTGCTGAAGAAAAAGGTATAAAAGACGGTGAGGTTAGAAAAAGTATAAAAATAGCAAAAAAGATGTTGATTAAAAAAAACTCGATAGAAGAAATACATGAAATTACTGAATTATCTATAAAAGAAATAGAGCAATTAAAAGCAGAAATTGAGAACCTTAAAAAATAA
- the hslV gene encoding ATP-dependent protease subunit HslV: MSDNLALHGTTILCLKKNEEIIIAADGQVSHGNTVLKSTARKLRTIANNKIIAGFAGSTADGLALFEKLEVKIEQHKHNLLRSAVELAKDWRSDKYLRRLEAMMIVADRSHILILTGNGDVVEPENNVAAIGSGGLFALSAARALMSYENNLTAEEIALKSMNIAADLCVFSNHNIIMEKVV; encoded by the coding sequence ATGTCAGATAATTTAGCCTTACATGGCACAACAATACTTTGTTTAAAAAAGAACGAAGAAATAATTATAGCAGCAGATGGACAAGTCTCGCATGGTAATACTGTACTAAAATCTACAGCACGAAAACTTCGGACTATAGCAAATAATAAAATTATTGCAGGTTTTGCGGGTTCTACGGCTGATGGTCTTGCGTTATTTGAAAAACTTGAAGTAAAGATAGAACAACATAAGCATAATCTACTTAGAAGTGCAGTTGAGCTTGCAAAAGATTGGCGTAGCGATAAATATTTGAGACGTTTGGAAGCAATGATGATTGTTGCCGATCGTAGTCATATATTAATTTTAACCGGTAACGGTGATGTCGTAGAGCCTGAAAATAATGTTGCAGCAATAGGTTCAGGCGGTTTATTTGCCCTATCTGCCGCTCGTGCTCTTATGTCTTACGAGAATAATTTAACTGCTGAAGAAATTGCTTTAAAATCTATGAATATAGCTGCAGATTTGTGTGTATTTTCTAATCATAATATTATAATGGAAAAAGTTGTATGA